A region of Candidatus Leptovillus gracilis DNA encodes the following proteins:
- the queG gene encoding tRNA epoxyqueuosine(34) reductase QueG, producing MIGLVDGLKAKARELGFDSVGVIPAAPGRRLAAYLHWLERGFQGEMGYMARPDRVARRQDLQVILPGVQAIVCVSLGYFTQRLPAFVAQDPSRGRIANYAWGVDYHDVMTPRLEALADWLRLAGGGDVVNRVYVDTGAILERDHGETAGLGFTGKNTMLIQPRRGSWFFLGELLTTFPLAAAPPLSEIHNPTSDMPSCGKCHRCLDACPTNAFPEPYVLDARLCISYLTIELKGWIPRELRPLLGNWLYGCDICQDVCPFNRFARPPAAWGVEPGWWDSAAPPLLAMLALDEAAFAARFAHSPIRRIKRRRLLRNACVAAGNWGSTAALPALIPLLADPEPLIRGHAAWALGQIGDERGITAVAHALTLEPDEEVRQEMLLVG from the coding sequence ATGATTGGCTTGGTGGATGGATTGAAGGCGAAGGCCAGGGAGCTGGGGTTTGACAGCGTGGGGGTGATCCCGGCTGCGCCGGGTCGGCGGTTGGCAGCTTATTTGCACTGGTTGGAGCGAGGATTCCAGGGAGAAATGGGCTATATGGCGCGGCCGGACCGGGTGGCCCGGCGGCAAGATTTGCAGGTGATTTTGCCAGGAGTGCAGGCCATTGTGTGTGTGAGCCTGGGCTATTTTACGCAGCGGCTGCCAGCATTCGTTGCCCAAGACCCCAGCCGCGGTCGCATCGCCAACTACGCCTGGGGTGTAGATTACCACGATGTGATGACACCCCGCCTCGAAGCCCTGGCTGACTGGCTGCGCCTGGCGGGCGGCGGTGATGTGGTAAACCGGGTGTATGTGGATACCGGGGCCATCCTGGAGCGCGATCATGGCGAAACGGCCGGTTTGGGCTTTACCGGCAAAAATACCATGCTCATCCAGCCCCGACGCGGCTCCTGGTTTTTCCTGGGCGAACTGCTCACCACCTTTCCCCTGGCCGCTGCGCCACCCCTATCCGAAATCCATAATCCGACATCCGATATGCCTTCCTGTGGCAAGTGCCACCGCTGCCTGGATGCCTGCCCGACCAATGCCTTCCCAGAGCCTTATGTGCTGGATGCGCGGCTCTGCATCTCTTACCTGACTATTGAATTGAAGGGGTGGATTCCGCGTGAGTTACGGCCGTTGCTGGGCAATTGGCTTTATGGTTGCGACATTTGCCAGGATGTGTGCCCATTTAACCGTTTTGCCCGCCCGCCTGCGGCTTGGGGGGTGGAGCCTGGGTGGTGGGATTCGGCCGCGCCGCCCCTGCTGGCGATGTTGGCGCTGGACGAGGCGGCGTTTGCCGCGCGATTTGCCCACAGCCCCATCCGGCGGATTAAGCGGCGGCGACTGTTACGCAATGCGTGCGTGGCGGCGGGCAATTGGGGCAGCACAGCGGCCCTCCCCGCTCTCATCCCCCTGCTGGCCGACCCGGAACCCCTCATTCGCGGCCACGCCGCCTGGGCCCTGGGCCAGATAGGGGATGAACGGGGGATAACGGCCGTTGCCCACGCCCTGACCCTAGAACCCGATGAAGAGGTCCGGCAAGAAATGCTGCTGGTTGGGTGA
- a CDS encoding STAS domain-containing protein, with the protein MSESDINISVETHKRVAVLTVGGRIDSSNAAQLDNTLKQLLEENNNIVVELSGVEYMSSAGLRAIVAALREAKKKRGDVRLAAPSQRVNEVFSLAGLTVLFQTYDDLTAAVGSF; encoded by the coding sequence GTGAGCGAATCTGATATCAATATCTCTGTGGAAACGCATAAGCGCGTAGCTGTGTTAACGGTAGGCGGCCGTATAGACAGCAGCAACGCCGCCCAACTAGACAACACCCTGAAACAACTCCTCGAAGAAAACAACAATATCGTCGTGGAACTATCAGGCGTTGAATACATGAGCAGCGCCGGGTTACGCGCCATCGTCGCTGCCTTGCGCGAAGCCAAGAAAAAGCGCGGCGATGTGCGGCTGGCAGCCCCTTCACAGCGCGTGAACGAGGTTTTTTCTCTGGCCGGTTTAACCGTTCTATTCCAAACCTACGACGACCTGACGGCCGCCGTGGGCAGCTTCTAA
- a CDS encoding ATP-binding protein, whose protein sequence is MGQQHVLKVRGLYNNVRQICDFILQGAKLSGLADGATFHIELACDEACTNIIEHAYEGEDRGDIEVSWRVNGNDFVITFHDHGRSFDPANVPTPAISELSEIPEPENLKVGGLGIHFMRTLMDDIQYMFDQQKGNTLIMIKQINHE, encoded by the coding sequence ATGGGCCAACAACACGTCCTCAAGGTTCGTGGTCTTTACAACAACGTCCGGCAAATTTGCGACTTCATTCTGCAGGGCGCAAAACTGTCTGGCCTGGCTGACGGGGCCACGTTTCACATAGAGTTAGCCTGCGACGAAGCCTGCACCAATATCATCGAACACGCCTATGAAGGCGAAGATAGAGGGGACATCGAAGTGAGTTGGCGGGTAAATGGCAATGATTTTGTGATCACCTTTCATGATCACGGCCGTTCCTTCGACCCCGCCAACGTCCCCACACCAGCCATCTCCGAACTCTCTGAAATCCCCGAACCAGAAAACCTGAAAGTGGGCGGTCTGGGCATCCATTTTATGCGCACGTTGATGGACGACATACAGTACATGTTTGATCAGCAAAAAGGCAACACCCTCATCATGATCAAACAGATCAATCACGAGTAA
- a CDS encoding STAS domain-containing protein, translated as MNISQQQLANSIWQVEVRGRLDQSQTPHLNDTLIKLLNEEQYHLIVNLSDVSYINSGGLRCLVSAWRKARAQNGNLILFGLNDRICEIFTMIGFDKVFQIYPTQEEALSAMLI; from the coding sequence ATGAACATCAGTCAACAACAGTTAGCCAACAGCATCTGGCAAGTTGAAGTTCGTGGCCGGCTGGATCAAAGCCAGACGCCCCACCTGAATGATACACTCATCAAACTACTCAATGAAGAGCAGTACCACCTCATCGTCAACCTGAGTGACGTAAGCTACATCAACAGCGGCGGTTTGCGCTGCCTGGTCAGCGCCTGGCGCAAAGCGCGCGCCCAAAACGGCAACCTCATCTTGTTTGGCCTGAATGATCGCATCTGTGAAATCTTCACTATGATTGGTTTCGACAAAGTATTCCAGATTTACCCAACCCAGGAAGAAGCACTGTCGGCCATGTTGATTTAG
- a CDS encoding GAF domain-containing protein, protein MSSYVLQAMGGLSGPSLTLFVVIVAMTLLGLIGVRRYRSRQALMQRVAELEALSAAGRSIVAAELDLMSLCVLIAQECGQVIDNSNFQIGLFDDHFYEILFWMVDGRPQDTPRIFDLSDEGGIVGWVRQSALPLLVRDFQKEMPRLPARPRYITDTPPRSAIFLPLISGEEVIGVITAQSLRPSHFSEEDLRRLMILTNQAAAAIAHARLFDQQRQRAAQLELVGKIARDVTGAYELREMFEKIVQATQKTFNFHLVNIFSVDPQTGEAVIEASSNPQIANLDARLQPGQGIIGTAVAQRQTIVANNTDEDPRYLPEINQTTAVPPTKAEIAIPLLAEEQVIGVLDVQSPSVNAFTHNEQVVLAALAAEIAIAIEKTRQLSWQREQAWLTAAQLQVAETVGRSGELAEIVTAVTRITPMLLGLSFCAVLLWDKEQQAYHGGDVFGASRQFGSWFAQLWLQVGDWGALDAVHIGREPLTTTSPPPWPRKLLGKKEQNGPLTLTLLPLHTASDILGIMIISDLQASSPANAFSRRSELLQIILDTSARAIESACLRIAQQEEAWVNAALLQTAEAVNSLFDLNEILDTIVRLVPMLVGVESAVVLIWDPDREAFRPGPSYGISEMSLGLLSTLELEQNEFLTTHTQAGTLTPHAPYYTFPLAPWLAKVLGSSHAHAFPLNARGQLVGALVVGVTQARERNLSLRRISILSGIAHQAATAVVNNQLYELAAERTRLEQELNVAREIQASLLPYGSPNIPGCQVASFGWPPARSAAISTILSVWRTTSGGLSSPMWPIKVYRQRCSWLSAAPFYARWP, encoded by the coding sequence ATGTCATCCTACGTTTTACAGGCAATGGGCGGTCTATCCGGGCCATCGCTGACTTTATTTGTTGTCATCGTCGCCATGACGCTGCTGGGACTCATTGGCGTGCGCCGTTATCGCTCGCGCCAGGCGCTGATGCAGCGTGTGGCCGAATTGGAGGCGCTAAGCGCCGCCGGCCGTTCCATCGTCGCTGCCGAACTGGACCTGATGAGCCTGTGCGTGTTGATCGCCCAGGAATGCGGCCAGGTCATTGACAACAGCAACTTCCAGATTGGCCTGTTCGACGACCATTTTTACGAGATATTATTTTGGATGGTTGACGGCCGTCCTCAAGACACCCCCCGCATCTTCGATCTCAGCGACGAAGGTGGCATCGTCGGTTGGGTGCGGCAGTCTGCCCTCCCTTTGCTGGTGCGCGACTTTCAAAAAGAAATGCCGCGCCTGCCGGCCAGGCCCCGCTACATCACCGATACGCCGCCTCGCTCGGCCATCTTCCTGCCCCTCATCAGCGGTGAAGAAGTGATCGGCGTGATCACTGCGCAAAGTTTACGGCCGTCCCACTTCAGCGAAGAGGATTTGCGCCGCCTGATGATCCTCACCAACCAGGCTGCCGCGGCCATCGCCCATGCCCGCCTGTTCGACCAACAGCGGCAGCGCGCCGCCCAACTAGAGCTGGTAGGCAAGATCGCCCGTGATGTAACCGGCGCCTATGAACTACGCGAAATGTTCGAGAAAATTGTTCAGGCCACCCAAAAAACCTTCAACTTTCATCTGGTCAACATTTTCAGCGTAGACCCGCAAACCGGCGAGGCGGTTATTGAGGCCAGCAGCAACCCCCAGATCGCCAATCTGGACGCTCGCTTGCAACCGGGGCAGGGCATCATCGGCACGGCCGTTGCCCAGCGCCAGACCATCGTCGCCAACAACACCGACGAAGACCCCCGCTACCTGCCAGAAATCAACCAGACAACGGCCGTTCCCCCCACCAAAGCGGAAATCGCCATCCCCTTGCTCGCCGAAGAGCAGGTGATTGGCGTGTTGGATGTGCAAAGTCCGTCGGTCAACGCCTTCACCCACAACGAACAGGTGGTGCTGGCCGCCCTGGCCGCCGAAATCGCCATCGCCATTGAAAAAACGCGCCAGTTAAGCTGGCAGCGCGAACAGGCGTGGCTGACGGCCGCCCAATTGCAAGTGGCCGAAACTGTCGGGCGCAGCGGCGAGCTGGCGGAAATTGTGACGGCCGTTACCCGCATCACCCCCATGCTGCTCGGCCTCTCCTTTTGCGCGGTCCTGTTGTGGGACAAAGAGCAGCAGGCTTATCACGGCGGCGACGTGTTTGGCGCGTCGCGCCAGTTTGGCAGTTGGTTTGCCCAACTCTGGCTGCAAGTTGGCGATTGGGGGGCGTTGGATGCTGTCCACATCGGCCGCGAACCGCTGACGACCACCTCGCCGCCGCCCTGGCCGCGTAAGCTGTTGGGCAAAAAAGAGCAGAACGGCCCCCTGACGCTGACGCTGCTGCCGCTGCATACCGCCAGCGACATATTGGGCATCATGATCATCAGCGATCTGCAAGCGTCCAGCCCGGCAAACGCCTTTTCCCGCCGCTCTGAGCTGCTGCAAATCATCCTCGACACGTCGGCGCGGGCCATCGAAAGCGCCTGCCTGCGCATTGCCCAACAGGAAGAGGCATGGGTCAACGCCGCCCTGCTGCAAACGGCCGAAGCCGTCAACAGCCTGTTCGACCTGAACGAAATCCTGGATACCATCGTGCGCCTGGTTCCCATGTTGGTGGGCGTGGAATCGGCCGTCGTCCTGATCTGGGACCCGGATCGCGAAGCGTTCCGCCCTGGCCCCAGCTATGGCATCTCAGAGATGAGCCTGGGGCTGCTGTCTACGCTGGAATTGGAGCAGAACGAATTTCTGACCACCCATACGCAGGCCGGTACCCTGACACCCCACGCTCCTTATTACACCTTTCCCCTGGCTCCCTGGCTGGCGAAGGTGTTGGGTTCGTCCCACGCCCACGCCTTTCCGTTGAACGCGCGCGGCCAACTGGTCGGCGCGCTGGTGGTGGGCGTGACACAGGCCAGGGAACGGAACCTTTCGCTGCGGCGTATCAGCATTTTGAGCGGAATTGCCCATCAGGCGGCAACGGCCGTTGTCAACAACCAGCTTTACGAACTGGCAGCCGAACGCACTCGGCTGGAGCAGGAACTCAACGTTGCCCGCGAAATCCAGGCCAGTTTGCTGCCCTATGGCAGCCCCAACATCCCCGGCTGCCAGGTCGCCAGCTTTGGTTGGCCGCCCGCCAGGTCAGCGGCGATTTCTACGATTTTATCCGTCTGGAGAACGACCAGTGGGGGATTATCGTCGCCGATGTGGCCGATAAAGGTGTACCGGCAGCGTTGTTCATGGCTCTCAGCCGCACCATTTTACGCACGGTGGCCCTAA
- a CDS encoding serine/threonine-protein phosphatase, with translation MADKGVPAALFMALSRTILRTVALNRQQNPAQVLMRANEILDNEAQSDLFVTVFYGVWDAKTRTLTYANGGHNPPLLLNRNGRFQLLNGVGMALGVLPQITIQQQCIHVQGGDTLIFYTDGVTEAMNEDYDEFGLERLRIAAANHRKKSAADTVQAITQAIRHHAGDTPQSDDITLVVMKTI, from the coding sequence GTGGCCGATAAAGGTGTACCGGCAGCGTTGTTCATGGCTCTCAGCCGCACCATTTTACGCACGGTGGCCCTAAACCGGCAGCAAAACCCGGCGCAGGTGCTGATGCGCGCCAACGAAATTTTGGACAACGAGGCGCAGTCGGACTTGTTTGTGACAGTGTTTTATGGCGTCTGGGATGCCAAAACACGGACCCTGACGTATGCCAATGGCGGCCATAACCCACCTTTGTTGTTGAATCGGAACGGCCGTTTTCAACTTCTTAACGGCGTTGGGATGGCCCTGGGTGTTTTGCCCCAAATAACCATCCAACAGCAGTGCATCCATGTGCAGGGCGGCGACACGCTCATCTTCTATACCGATGGCGTCACCGAAGCCATGAACGAAGATTATGATGAATTCGGTTTGGAGCGGCTGCGCATAGCAGCGGCGAACCATCGGAAAAAATCGGCCGCCGACACCGTGCAGGCCATCACCCAGGCCATTCGCCACCATGCTGGCGACACGCCCCAATCCGACGACATTACTCTGGTGGTGATGAAAACCATCTAA
- a CDS encoding TIGR00730 family Rossman fold protein, whose product MKKVTQDKQLLTAPAADPTQFTRSDTWRVMRIMGEFVAGFDALAGLGPAITLFGSARIAPGHPLYQAAVATARCLGEAGFNIITGGGPGIMAAGNEGAQAAGVTSVGLNIELPFEQQLNPHVDVAVDFHYFFVRKTMLVKYAQGFVIFPGGFGTLDELFESLTLIQTGKVENFPVILYDSAYWRGLLDWLKEMVLGNGRISPPDLSLLILADSPAEVCAHILRCTQEGQERQRQEQAAREVTRQVYELDDGS is encoded by the coding sequence ATGAAAAAAGTGACCCAAGATAAACAACTGCTAACCGCGCCAGCGGCCGACCCCACCCAATTTACCCGCAGCGACACCTGGCGGGTGATGCGCATCATGGGCGAATTTGTCGCCGGGTTCGATGCCCTGGCCGGTTTAGGCCCGGCCATCACCTTGTTTGGCTCGGCGCGTATCGCGCCCGGCCATCCGCTGTATCAGGCGGCCGTAGCCACGGCTCGCTGCCTGGGCGAGGCCGGATTTAACATTATCACCGGCGGCGGACCGGGTATTATGGCCGCCGGGAATGAGGGCGCGCAAGCGGCCGGCGTTACGTCTGTTGGCCTGAACATCGAACTGCCTTTCGAGCAGCAGCTCAACCCGCACGTGGATGTGGCCGTTGATTTCCATTACTTTTTTGTGCGCAAAACGATGCTGGTAAAGTACGCGCAGGGTTTTGTGATTTTCCCCGGCGGTTTTGGTACGCTGGACGAATTGTTTGAATCGCTGACCCTTATCCAGACTGGTAAGGTGGAAAACTTCCCGGTGATTTTGTATGACAGCGCTTACTGGCGCGGCTTGTTGGATTGGCTGAAAGAGATGGTGCTGGGCAACGGCCGTATCTCCCCACCAGACCTCAGCCTGCTCATCCTGGCCGATTCGCCCGCGGAAGTGTGCGCCCATATTCTACGCTGCACCCAGGAGGGACAAGAGCGGCAGCGCCAGGAGCAGGCGGCCCGCGAAGTAACCCGCCAGGTGTATGAGCTTGACGATGGGTCCTGA
- a CDS encoding serine/threonine protein kinase yields the protein MKPEKIGRYDIQEEIGRGGMATVYRAYDPRFERHVAVKLLPRQFMHDPEFRARFNREAKTIAALEHPAIVPVYDYGEDDGVLYLVMRYMPGGSLADRLEDGPLSIEESAEILQRLGSALDRAHSEGIIHRDLKPSNILFDQYGDAFLADFGIVRVTTSDSNLTASGSLVGTPTYMSPEQVYGDKELDGRSDIYALGVILFQMLTGQLPYEADTPAKMMMKHVLEPVPQILKNRPDLPPEAELVVSRALAKERDDRFANAADLNAALSTLTQKNKTAVEVQAQLATMQAAIAPELAEKSAPASGTAVDEPPPELADAVAAEVLRQSADLLPPKSAAVPPITPPYNPERTFPVWAAVMSGALFLLCLCLAGVVGLLVSNRDEILADLNPTLAAVFEGTATAVGFPLLDPAEAAAATTRAELAATREQIAAAATVTAAANTPTTAPANSSSANGLAATRDTLAATRDSLAATRAAAATRAAVGTPTGNDPQATRASLEATRLALTGTNSLPAVYGPRSGALAHELDNTIESVYASVNLRNFVAQASVINPYDAADNGWDFGLIFRQTAVDEELRLVVGSDGKWSLNNRAGDTDDFIQEGNVSQYLELAANGRNHIRLIATEDIGYFFLNDQFIDTLDLSTRTDLGNLALGTGFYSSNEQAGATTRYESFGVWGYVPTYGPTSGELTHVLDNYIKMQAANVELRNFVAEVEFSNPYDAATGGWDWGFAFREVEQEYWLIISSDGEWNLVDRRPDDDYFLEDGVVKNLAVDEEASNTLTLIAYDQTGVFFLNGQYITALYLGDRLDAGDVAVVAAFFEGNEIADTTTGYENFTIWPLP from the coding sequence ATGAAACCAGAAAAAATCGGCCGTTACGACATTCAAGAAGAAATCGGGCGCGGGGGCATGGCGACCGTCTACCGTGCCTATGATCCGCGCTTTGAACGTCACGTCGCCGTGAAGCTGCTGCCGCGCCAATTTATGCATGACCCCGAATTTCGGGCGCGCTTTAATCGGGAGGCCAAAACCATCGCCGCATTGGAACACCCAGCCATCGTGCCGGTGTATGACTATGGCGAAGATGATGGCGTGTTGTATCTGGTGATGCGCTATATGCCCGGCGGATCGCTGGCCGACCGGTTGGAAGATGGGCCGCTGTCCATCGAAGAATCGGCTGAAATTTTGCAGCGTCTCGGCTCCGCTCTGGACCGCGCCCACAGCGAGGGCATTATCCACCGCGACCTGAAACCCAGCAATATATTGTTTGACCAGTACGGCGATGCTTTTCTGGCCGATTTTGGCATTGTGCGCGTCACCACGTCCGATTCTAACCTGACGGCCAGCGGCAGCCTGGTGGGCACACCCACCTATATGAGTCCAGAGCAGGTGTATGGCGACAAGGAGTTAGACGGCCGTTCCGACATCTATGCGCTCGGCGTTATCCTCTTCCAAATGCTCACCGGCCAGCTTCCCTACGAGGCCGATACCCCGGCCAAAATGATGATGAAACACGTCCTGGAGCCGGTCCCGCAAATCCTCAAAAACCGGCCGGATCTGCCGCCGGAAGCGGAACTGGTTGTCAGCCGGGCGTTGGCCAAAGAGCGCGACGACCGCTTTGCCAATGCCGCTGACCTGAACGCCGCCCTGAGTACGCTGACGCAAAAAAACAAAACGGCCGTTGAAGTTCAGGCACAGTTGGCAACCATGCAAGCGGCCATCGCCCCAGAGTTGGCGGAAAAAAGCGCGCCGGCCAGCGGCACGGCCGTAGATGAACCACCGCCAGAACTGGCCGACGCTGTGGCCGCCGAGGTTTTACGCCAGTCGGCTGACCTGCTGCCGCCCAAAAGCGCCGCCGTTCCTCCCATCACCCCGCCCTACAACCCGGAGCGCACCTTTCCCGTGTGGGCGGCAGTGATGAGCGGCGCGCTGTTTTTGTTGTGTCTTTGCCTGGCTGGGGTGGTGGGACTGCTTGTGAGCAACCGGGACGAGATTCTGGCGGACCTGAACCCCACGCTGGCGGCCGTTTTTGAGGGCACGGCGACGGCCGTTGGTTTCCCCTTGTTGGACCCCGCCGAAGCCGCCGCCGCAACCACCAGGGCCGAATTGGCCGCCACCCGTGAGCAAATTGCCGCAGCAGCGACGGTGACGGCCGCTGCCAATACGCCCACCACCGCACCGGCCAACAGCAGCAGCGCCAATGGGCTGGCGGCCACCCGCGATACTTTGGCGGCCACCCGCGACAGTCTGGCAGCTACCCGCGCCGCCGCGGCTACCCGCGCCGCCGTGGGCACACCCACTGGCAACGACCCCCAGGCTACGCGCGCCAGCCTGGAAGCGACGCGCCTGGCCCTCACCGGAACCAACAGCCTGCCGGCCGTCTATGGTCCACGCTCCGGCGCCCTGGCCCACGAATTGGACAACACCATTGAATCGGTTTATGCCAGCGTGAATCTGCGCAATTTTGTCGCCCAGGCCAGCGTGATCAATCCCTACGACGCGGCCGATAATGGCTGGGATTTTGGCCTGATTTTCCGGCAAACGGCCGTAGACGAAGAACTCCGCCTGGTGGTAGGCTCCGATGGCAAATGGAGCCTGAACAATCGCGCTGGCGACACAGACGACTTCATCCAGGAAGGCAACGTCAGTCAATATCTGGAATTAGCGGCAAACGGCCGTAACCACATCCGCCTCATCGCCACCGAAGACATCGGTTACTTCTTCCTCAACGACCAGTTCATAGACACTCTCGACCTCTCTACCCGTACCGATTTGGGCAACCTGGCCCTGGGAACCGGCTTCTACAGCAGCAATGAACAAGCCGGGGCCACCACACGCTATGAATCCTTTGGCGTGTGGGGCTACGTGCCTACCTATGGCCCCACCAGCGGCGAATTGACCCACGTGCTGGACAACTACATCAAAATGCAGGCTGCCAACGTCGAACTGCGTAACTTTGTGGCTGAGGTGGAATTTAGCAATCCCTACGACGCGGCGACCGGCGGTTGGGATTGGGGCTTTGCTTTCCGCGAAGTGGAGCAAGAATACTGGCTTATTATCTCTTCCGATGGCGAGTGGAACCTGGTGGATCGGCGTCCTGACGATGATTATTTTTTAGAGGATGGGGTTGTGAAAAACCTGGCAGTAGACGAAGAGGCAAGCAACACCCTGACCTTAATTGCCTATGACCAGACCGGCGTATTCTTTCTCAACGGCCAATACATCACCGCCCTTTACCTGGGCGACCGCCTGGATGCGGGTGACGTGGCCGTTGTCGCCGCCTTTTTCGAGGGCAACGAAATCGCCGATACTACCACCGGCTACGAGAACTTCACCATCTGGCCGCTCCCCTGA
- a CDS encoding phosphatase PAP2 family protein, whose amino-acid sequence MDPLLEMGLNVTRWLQENYPQLAGFFTFISTLGLEEFYLALFPLIYWSINKPVGALFAYLFLLTNAFNPVLKHGLRGPRPFWFDPDLMLWEESSYGVPSGHVQLATLTYLFIAGWIRRWWAWVVAVVMIILMALSRIYLGSHFIHDTVVGFLVSGLVLLGFVFWQQYAARAFSRRILGFKLMVALMVPVAFTAVYIIIRLLIGAPDLSVPWAAYIPVAELAGMEGMATAVGVLLGAGVGLLLEGSRIRFRSDGRWYLRIGRYLFGMAVAMGIRVGLDLIFPSDPLWLALPLRVFRYFVIGIWITYYAPLVFVRLKLAQADPDRGIDLTIA is encoded by the coding sequence ATGGACCCACTTTTAGAGATGGGGCTAAATGTAACCCGTTGGCTGCAAGAAAATTATCCGCAGCTTGCCGGCTTTTTTACGTTCATTAGCACCCTGGGATTGGAAGAATTTTATCTGGCTTTGTTTCCATTGATTTACTGGTCTATTAACAAACCAGTGGGCGCGTTATTTGCCTATTTATTTTTATTAACAAATGCTTTTAATCCAGTGTTAAAGCATGGCTTAAGAGGCCCACGGCCGTTCTGGTTTGACCCTGACTTGATGTTGTGGGAAGAGTCCAGCTATGGCGTGCCCAGCGGCCATGTGCAGTTGGCGACGCTGACCTATTTGTTCATCGCCGGGTGGATTCGGCGCTGGTGGGCCTGGGTGGTGGCGGTGGTGATGATTATTCTGATGGCCTTGAGCCGCATTTACCTGGGTTCGCATTTTATTCATGACACGGTGGTTGGCTTTTTGGTGAGTGGGCTGGTGCTGTTGGGCTTTGTGTTTTGGCAGCAGTATGCGGCCAGAGCATTTAGCCGGCGCATTTTAGGTTTTAAGCTGATGGTGGCGCTGATGGTTCCGGTGGCATTCACGGCCGTTTACATCATCATCCGGCTGCTCATTGGCGCGCCAGACCTGAGTGTGCCCTGGGCGGCTTATATCCCTGTGGCCGAATTGGCCGGTATGGAGGGCATGGCAACGGCCGTTGGTGTGCTGTTGGGCGCTGGCGTCGGTCTTTTGTTGGAAGGCAGCCGGATTCGCTTTCGCAGCGACGGCCGTTGGTATTTGCGTATCGGCCGTTACCTGTTTGGCATGGCCGTTGCTATGGGCATCCGCGTTGGTTTAGACCTCATCTTCCCCAGCGACCCCTTGTGGCTGGCCCTTCCCCTGCGCGTTTTCCGCTATTTTGTCATCGGCATCTGGATCACCTATTACGCGCCGCTGGTGTTTGTGCGCCTTAAGCTGGCCCAGGCCGATCCGGATCGCGGCATTGATTTGACCATCGCCTGA
- a CDS encoding response regulator transcription factor codes for MSARILVVEDEDRIRQFLQRGLTFEGYRVDAAADGQTGLELARENPPDLVLLDLMLPGMNGLEVCRRIRAASEVPILMLTAKETIEDRVVGLDAGADDYLVKPFAFDELVARVRALLRRAQPTKPQVYRFADLELDTGTRQGKRGERNFDLTAKEYELLELFMRHPRQVLTREVIFDRVWNYDFGGESNIIEVYVRYLRQKTETDGQTRLIHTVRGIGYVLREEA; via the coding sequence ATGTCTGCAAGAATTTTAGTCGTTGAAGATGAAGATCGTATTCGCCAATTTTTACAACGTGGCCTGACATTTGAAGGCTACCGCGTAGATGCTGCCGCCGATGGGCAAACTGGCCTGGAACTGGCGCGGGAAAATCCGCCCGACCTGGTGCTGCTAGACCTGATGTTGCCCGGCATGAATGGGCTGGAAGTTTGCCGCCGTATCCGCGCTGCCAGCGAAGTCCCCATTCTGATGCTCACCGCCAAAGAGACCATCGAAGACCGCGTCGTTGGCCTGGATGCCGGCGCCGACGATTACCTGGTAAAACCATTTGCTTTTGACGAATTGGTAGCCCGCGTGCGCGCCCTGCTGCGCCGGGCGCAGCCCACCAAGCCCCAGGTCTACCGCTTTGCCGACCTGGAGTTAGACACCGGCACGCGCCAGGGCAAACGGGGCGAGCGCAACTTTGACCTGACGGCCAAAGAGTATGAACTGCTGGAGTTGTTCATGCGCCACCCGCGCCAGGTCCTCACCCGTGAAGTCATTTTCGACCGCGTTTGGAACTATGACTTTGGCGGCGAAAGCAACATCATCGAAGTTTACGTGCGTTATTTGCGCCAAAAAACCGAGACCGACGGCCAGACCCGTCTCATTCATACGGTGCGTGGCATCGGTTACGTTTTGCGCGAAGAAGCCTGA